The Polyodon spathula isolate WHYD16114869_AA chromosome 21, ASM1765450v1, whole genome shotgun sequence genome contains the following window.
AAATAAAAATTCCCAAGTCTGTAGCACCATGTTTTTTTTAGAGGTATGGAATgagtaataaaacaaagtttttactATAGCCCTGTATTCAAGGCATTGGTGACAATGTAAATGCAGGTACGTATACAGCACaaaacattttggaatgtctttgcACTGACACTGTATTGTATTCTAGTTCAAACATTTCTGTCTCTGAAAATTACCTCAACACTGGGATACCTCATCctacaacactgaaacagcaAAACCGAACTTGGTCAAACCCCAAATTCTTTTTTTTGGTCCAAAAATGACTAAATAGTGTGtagaatgagaaacacaaaatgaaaaataatgaaagcacatcctactacacacacacacacaaaaaaatctgaattaaaaGTCTGTTTGTTGATTGTCCAATATACTGCGCACAGTGCAAGGGTTAAACCAGGTTAGTTCATGTTACTTTGAAATATTCTACTGATTACTGATTAAAAACTAATATGTTACATTATTTGAGTAATATACCGTATTACTGATTACATACTActtttaccaataataataaaacactgtaaaaaaccTTTTTTCAAGTGAGTAACTTTTGTCTCTGAAAAAGTCCTTGTCAATATTACACTTAAGCAATCTGAAATACATGTTTTGGAACGCATGTTTAAAAAGTTCTGAATGTAAATGATGAGAGGGTGCTGTGTTCTTGTGCTTAAAGTTAGATACAGTCAAATAAAATTCCCTATAGTGTAAGCAAGAACAAAAATTAACACAAGTTGTGGCATTATTAACTTCTTTAGGTCTCATGTATTTTGATGGGGGATGGCGAATACAGCTTATCGCTGAGTCAGGTAGGAAAACTGATATAGAGCAAAATAATCTGCACCCCTTAAGGCCAAGATGACTTCAAAGCCCAAGTAAACTGTGTACTCAAAATAGCTTATTAGCATTTCTTAAGAACTGAAATCACTGTAAACTCATTGTCATACATCCCCTCCTCTTTGGGGTACTGTGacaaatacaatgagttctggtgataaatcttcctcccgacctgtgagtgcGCTAatgaacaggaggagaagtatctggaagggctggcctgacagttcgtgtctgtgaccgggaagtgggtcagcctggaaagaagagAGACTGCTGTAAGACCGTATTGAACTGAAaagtaaacgagaggcagctgcaagtaataaggcagctgcaactgtttacctagactTCATGCAGgcttacatataggggccagggtaacgctgatcttttccttcatttgggttaacattaggagagaaggactgagagaggagctctaaGAGAGTATTTGTGAAAAGTGATAcatgttttgtgtgttatttctgtctgtctgtaattgtctgtctttgtcgcactaatagacaattaacgcacacctccggagctttcgaaaggaaagcactatctggcgcaccactgcactgagcacctgcacgttttcaatcacccaggactggtgaccgtgctgttgtttttgttcgggactgtgcccttgttttcattatctccatgctttacacattgttgtgtattgccagggatttattatttgacgatcgccagacctggaaaaagagcaataaagcacttattcactgaatcaccgttgtctgttcatcactcctgcaccgcatcaccgctacacctgttccccttaccagctaCTTTGTCACAGGTACAAAGAAACTCCTGAAGAGTTCTACCACCCaccattaaaagtaaataactacTCCAGTTTactaaatcccatttaaatgcatcaagatttcaagttgtaacacaacaaactgaaaacgtccaagaggggtgaatacttcctataggcactgtataaaaataatcTTTGCTGTGTGagtctttgtttttaaaggagcTGTCGTTTTTCCTTATTCAGCAGGATGGTTCCATGTTATGATGCCTTCTCTGGAACTGAGTGATCTCAATGTTTGCTTGGAGTGGCTTTACCCTCATTTTCAGATGCCCTGTATAGAGAGACAACATGTGGCAGACTGGTTAGTGGAATGTCTTGCAAGATGTTCTAGATTGAAGTGGTTATAGCTAATGTTATCATTTCACACATCTGTTGGTTTAAACTGGGAACtctttgtatttcttattttcagattgTTTGCTAtctgcacttcctaggtcatttcaatGTTACTGGCTGCAGAGTTTTTAGGGGACGCATCCGGTTGCTCCTGGAAAGAAGGTGTTGAAAGATCCAGGTGAAATGATCTAGGAAGTCCAAAGCCACCTGAAAGTATGCCTTATAAACAAAACTTTCAATATAGACCTCCAGATATCACTTTTTTCAAAATTGCACGTCAATGTTATATAATGTATAGGAGTGTATGATAACCACTTCCAGATCATTTAGATGATGTGTGGTCTACATTTTTATTACTGCCCCTTGTTCATATTGCTACagtcaaacatgtatttattcatgtatttgttcatttgttcatttttgatattttcttttttcctgcGTTTtggagctgctcttctgttccagATGTCTGGCATAGACATAATAACCAAGGTTAGATCAGCTAACACATCTTTATGAGAAAAGGAGCCAGACCCATCtagagcacagcagtgtataaCACAAATGAACCAGGTCCCTAATACTGTtgactagatggcactggctttgtctaaagacactttggctgatctatcCACGCTACTACTGTTTAAAATGACTATACTGTAGCTGGTACTATACAGTACATCCGCAAAAACTATGTTATTTTGTATGGCTCCATATCTATGTGGCATTGTATCCATCTATATGATGTCTTGCTGCAAAATACTAGTATGTTGATTTGACATGGAAAGACTAGTAGATTGCTATTGCCAGAACACATAATCAATACGTCCAGTGACAAATCCCAAATATCTGCTGGATGGATGGTACTGTATATCTGTTAAGAGCCTGGCAGACCTCAATCTGTTGTAGCTTGAGTAAGCAATTCCGCATGTTCAGGATTTCAGTGCACCTTACCCAGATAATCTTTGTACTCTTTAAAGTATTTATGTCGTAAACTGCATCTATCTGCAAAGAATAAAGACATGCCAGTGAAAGTTGGGCTTGTTATGTAAATAATGGCATTCACTATAAAAACAGCTATTGGAAGCCGCTTGTCTTTTCAAAATCATAATGACTAGCATGTAGTCTTCACAACTTTACTTGGGTTGTACCTAAAAATGAAAGCTATCACTAGTCATGCTTTAAATACAGCAGTTTGTAATTACACCTGTTTCTTATTAATATCAAAAAGTAACTAGTTCAATGGACATTTCTAAACAATTTTctgcccttttatttattttttttacattttaaatattataaatcattTTGAGCAGTGTCATTGCTcaaatttttagttttacactgaCGTGTTCAGCTTTGTTTTCACCCTCAAGACACTGCTGAGTAAATTTCCTGCAACTAAGGCATACGAACTGAGATCTTTCATTAATCAAATGTAGTaccatctgttttaaaatgaaacaaatgtaatataattagtttaaaaactgcaaacCTTTGTAGCAAAACCTGGTAATATTTCTGAACTTATTTTAGCTGTGGTCTCTTTAAGAAACTGTTTTAGACTGAACCCTCCTGTTCATGTGgctgtgcagtgtctgtgtgcGCTGACCTGAGTTTTCACGCTGCTTGATGCACTGCCCCCGGTTGGGAATCCCAGCTGCAGGGTTCCCAGGGTGAATGATGTGACACTCGTACCCCGTGGGGCAGTGCAGGGGCTCGTCCCCATCCTCTGTTGTGCTGCAGACTTCGGCTGAAACAAACAGGGGGAGATCAGAACAGCGCTACTTACTCACTGCAGCCACAACCTGCTTATTTAGTAGCTCTGAGACCTTGTGGTTTCAGATACTGATGGCCCCTGCTGGTAGGACAAGGTTATAGCACCAATCTTGATGAACTAGACTTCAGCTGGGGATAATGGCAAGACTCAATCTTTTACCTAGTTAGTAGTTGTTTCTCTctcatgtattcttttttttttcattgtctgcTTAGCATACACTGGTCTGCCACAATAAAGAGGAGACTGGATTACCTGAATGTCCTGTTGCCCCATTAAAGTATACAGGTTGTACAGAAATAAAACGTAACACAATATCTCAGAACCAGAGGTAGTTATCCCTTTTACTGACAATACGATTATCAATAATAACTTGTCATTACATCAAATAActgagatacaaaaaaaatattgatcaCATAACCATAATCGTTTGTTATTTCAACTTTGCTcagaatatatttttctttcagaaatagcATTTGCATATTTTTCTTCATGGGGTATTTACTGCACACAGACGTGGTGAGTTATAATCAAATGCAGATCATCTGTTCTGCTATCTCTTTTAATAGTGACAGTATTTTTTACCCTGAAGCACTTCCTCTGGGCCGTCCAATAGCCACCCGTTTCCTCCAAACCACCGGGGCTTAGGCTGCACGAGCCAATCAAGaactagaaaaaagaaagagcattCCTTCTGCCTTCATCTTGGGAGAAGACAATTCATCCTTTTGTTTTTACGGCCCCCTTTCctatttatgatgtttgcagtcatgcTGGGCGTTATTACTGAACTTTTATAACATTCACATTTTCATATACTCTTATGTTTGAGTTCAGGAGCAGGTCTTGAGTTTCCATGGTGAcaatcagtgcgtttacatgagcataagaattccaaTATATTTCGAAAAACTAATTCCTATATCAAATGTCATGTAAatacagttttcggaaaacagcacctataaatttccgattaaattccgaaaactaacaaaatgtatatcatgtaaacagttttcggaaaacttattgaaatagcatactgcgcatgtgcacactttgacacttttctcctgcacgtggttttcgaaaacagaaaataataataatctgcagtcagTGTGCATGCATCCATTTGCTCCTAGTGAAGCAACAAATgctttccagttttaaaatgacctgacacttcgataaagcagtttagttattggattggtctccattCTGTAGCAGAAATGTCCGATCTATTCAAATAGTACTTAGGCTTCAACTTTGCATGAGAAAATATCTTGCTTTTtctgaaaacttcaatccatgtatacaattgaattctaattagattttctgtcGTTAATCatgaaaacacagaaaagtgacgttttaagaaaatcagttttctgattcaaaGAAAACGTTTTGTCAGGTAAACGTACTGATTGTCACCTTCCAGATAAAATTACCAAGAAAGTGCAACCATATCTGAAAGCATGTTTTACGAACAGTGTATttcacaagtgttttaaaataaaactgtaacacTTTACTCTGTGtatctaattattgtgtatttacatagtagttatttagtgaatacatgtatacttacaatgtcattatgcagttacaatgtacttaatgggtcaatctttttgcacgatataacccaaACCTAAAGCTAACCCTTTACCGTGTAACGATgcataaaaatattgtaattctgtgtaagtacatatgcatttactaagtaactattatataatacacagtaattagaaacacttaatgtaaagtgttaccaataaaagtatgttttctataaggtgtgcttctttcaaaactgcatatttaagATCTATATTTAAATGGATGTGCACAACAGGTGTAATTAATTATTTGGTTAGCTAGAGTTTCCATTATTAAAGGCCACTGACCCGGAGGTGGCTGCACGGACTCCAGGCAAGCGTAGATGCAGCCATTGTAGCAGCAGCGCTTGTGTCGCTCACACTCGGAGTCGGACCTGCAGCTGGGCACCTCGCAGGCACGCTCCGGCAGCATCTGAGGTGGCGGGGGGCAGCGGTAGGTCTTTTGGTACTGCACCGACTGCGGCTGGTTTGGATACTCGTAATGCTGCAGAGAGAGGGACCGGCCTTTATTACCTACAGGGCTCTGGAGGTGAGCCTATTCTTTATATGCACAGCAGGTGGCACTGTGTAGTAGCTGAACCTGAACAGCAAAGTAGACCAAAGAACCAATTCCTTTTAAGGAATTGCACAAGCTTTAATGCAAGACAGATTCATTTTGATATGGGTCCTCTGAAAGTGGAGATATGGCTCTCGTTATAAAGGCTCTGGACTGATTATCAGGTATTTGTTTCTGTGGAATGATAATTAACAGGAAGTGTTAAACGAGGAGATGAAGACAACACCGCGTTTTTTCACTAACGGTACAGTGACCAAACCAGCAATACATTTTTCTAGACCACAGACCCTACTCAAACTGCTTGGCAAGGGGTATCAGACAATTTGCTAAGCAGCACTAGAGGTGTATCCACAAATGTGTAATTTAGAAAAGGTTtagaccaggggttcccaaagtttggTAATGGAGGGCCCATTTccggaggttgcatgggatggggggggCTGCAGGAGAAAAGgtaccactcatgaaaccgaaATATGTCACACATCATGCCTTTTTATTtcctatatatttttgtatttaaattaggaatgtatattattACCAATGCAACACCAgtagctttgaaatgtatttgtattgtatccTGTGTCTTGGTTCCATAACatgcttaggtttgagcaccaatatcatgctatCACATCTTACATGTCCTGGTCACagcaattaaagaagataatacagaaataggtactcttcaaactataccaattaaattattttcttcagtagtgaggcagaatgcgtCTTGACTTGtgcaactaaccacttcactaagagctgaatatatgtacagtgaactctgcttaattcGAATGTCTACAAATAATTTGAGATGTGCAAAGTTCGAATTAAACAAATGATGTAAATcgccccatggtgtggacatttagagctgtttccatagtaaatgtgcagaaataaaacacagacattatGGTATTTTACcttgatatttttaatttttttatttcggAGTACAccgaaataatcacacatttctatttgaagtgcagcattaattattcgtAAATTATCTGCTATTACATCggcgctttttatgcaattacatacgattgctaCTTAATATCCTAACTGTAGTCTGATTCAGAAACACTATacgaaaaagaaatgtaacagtaacaattttaaactgtagccggtACTGTTACTGCAGTAGTACTTTCCccaacaaaagatccaagttgaacaccaaaactacaatactgtacaaataacaTTTTCCGGATGCAattgaagctgaatacagttttgttcttaaaataataaaataaaatgtacaacagAAAAATTGCCTGTTTCCTGAACCgtaacgtttcttgcagtcgctctgtttCAAGACAGAAACTAGCTAGCTACTTCATCTGCATATAAAGTAATCTAACGTTgtttggatggtaccttcacgtCTTGACATTACGGTTATTCAGTATCTTCCCCCGTGGAAAGCGATAGgagacgacaaaataataatttaaaaaaaactataagcgccttttcttttcttaggaggttccatgtttttttttttttttccttagcacGGCAAATATACTATAGGTGccgttattaatttttttaaagggacagtgcacaaATATTGACCCtaacaacttaattaataaaatggcttgagagggtccagatttgatccaaaacatttaaaaaatgtatgttagggaaTTTCTATGAACTTTGGTTGCTGTGTGTTATTAATTTCCCCCAAattacatgcacatttttttaacgaaaattttgtaaataatgtaaaaataaagtaaatggttAAAAAAGAGTGGAGGGTGTTGAGGGTGGTCTTTAGGGGGGGTCGCACCAAACGTCCTCACGGGCTCCATTTGGCCAGTGGGCCGCACTTTGGGAATCCCTGgtttaaataatgaaatcacttcagcctagaaaaaagggaaagaggggacttgattgaagccTATAAGTATAAAATCATAAATAGAATAAAGTTaccccaagacactacttcaaattaaGCAAAGAGAGTATAAGACAGGgcataagtggaagctgagtaaaagtaagctTAGAATAGAatgtaggaagcactttttttacacagacagtTATAAACACACTAGATAGCCTACCAGGTGAcatagtaggatctaaaacagtgggcgcatttaaaaaaagactaaattctgtgctttttaattagatcccccagtaggggagaattGTGTGCTAACAAGTAACAAGCCttgatgagccgaatggccttttctcattcctaaagttttcttatgtttttaagttCTTAAGACCAAATCTAAAAAAAcctctatttttatttatactgtactgacaacattaaaacaaccaTACATTCATTCAACTACTTCCATGTTTAATTGGAGTGTGGAGGTGCCATCTTAACATTTTGCAAGGTTCTTTCATTACATCTTGGTTTCAGTTTTTCAGCAGGTCTTTagcagatttcccacatcaaacagCCCTGTGCTATAGACTCACCCAGACACAGCTAGTCGACAAGGAGCTTCAGGGGTCATTCATTATA
Protein-coding sequences here:
- the LOC121296703 gene encoding WAP four-disulfide core domain protein 1-like, with product MQSSLSKKLLAAGLCILVLWSCTGNLQKLRKRGLDQKVPDKYGHYEYPNQPQSVQYQKTYRCPPPPQMLPERACEVPSCRSDSECERHKRCCYNGCIYACLESVQPPPVLDWLVQPKPRWFGGNGWLLDGPEEVLQAEVCSTTEDGDEPLHCPTGYECHIIHPGNPAAGIPNRGQCIKQRENSDRCSLRHKYFKEYKDYLGKVH